The Clostridium bornimense genome includes a region encoding these proteins:
- a CDS encoding glycoside hydrolase domain-containing protein, with amino-acid sequence MADEMVKKVQQWLNINYMGKVGYNEIEENGITSWETIYGLTRALQIELGIEQTSDNFGPTTRSLFKPLSIDSNPSEDDLSLEANSIRQQIGIIQGALWCKGYNPGGFTGYFGEGTKASIIELQTDAGLTNCDGVVDVTIMRALLSMDAFRLLEYRVDADKKIQEIQQAINRDYSSNKYFNDDLGLIPCDGIYGRNTNKGLIYAIQIEEGIDEPTGFVGPQTRESFPFLQVGSENNFVKLLQYALYCNGYDPTGFTGYFGIHTKLAVTNFQKFVALDVDGYVGKQTWASLVTSTGDPDRKGTCCDTSDTITDEIANDISAKGYTTIGRYLTGKYAMKPSEFKLIIDHGFNVVPIYEVYGYEAEWFTEANGERDALHAVIAAKTIGIPEGTTIYFGVDCDVNEDDISSRVIPYFEAVQATFETLDNCYEIGVYAPRYACSRLYALGYTPTSFVCDMSSGFAANLGYPLPKNWAFDQIAENNYTVGGTKYALDNNIASGLDTGCDHVQDFDLENVSTIIDILGFNVTEYEKTTTVFSSDAIKISVRNALEEQISGNYATININDGEVREISGVTLASALEKLELTLSADANIELKKTLLSFGNCDLKVAAEVDATTGEIKIKIEQVKSKTINKKAINVSKMMIITIDKDKLEDYVEEVVKSAVEDLIELIEKILVLVVLAIAFFLIVAYAPIEAIISIVLTLIVLFK; translated from the coding sequence ATGGCAGATGAAATGGTAAAGAAAGTTCAACAATGGTTAAATATTAATTATATGGGTAAAGTTGGATATAATGAAATTGAAGAGAATGGAATTACAAGCTGGGAAACAATTTACGGTTTAACAAGAGCATTACAAATAGAACTAGGTATTGAGCAAACTTCAGATAATTTTGGACCAACTACAAGAAGTCTTTTTAAGCCATTATCAATTGATTCTAATCCTAGTGAAGATGATTTATCTCTTGAAGCAAATAGTATTAGGCAGCAAATTGGTATTATTCAAGGTGCATTATGGTGTAAGGGATATAATCCTGGAGGGTTTACTGGTTATTTTGGAGAAGGAACTAAAGCTTCAATAATAGAGCTTCAAACTGATGCTGGATTAACTAATTGTGATGGTGTAGTAGATGTAACGATAATGAGAGCATTATTAAGCATGGATGCATTTAGATTGCTTGAGTATAGAGTTGATGCTGATAAAAAAATACAAGAAATACAACAAGCAATAAATAGGGATTATAGCTCTAATAAATATTTTAATGATGATCTTGGATTAATCCCTTGTGATGGTATATACGGTAGAAATACCAATAAGGGATTAATATATGCTATTCAGATAGAAGAAGGAATTGATGAACCAACTGGTTTTGTAGGACCTCAGACTAGAGAGTCATTTCCCTTTTTACAAGTTGGATCGGAAAATAACTTTGTAAAATTACTTCAATATGCTTTATATTGTAATGGATATGATCCTACAGGATTTACAGGCTACTTTGGTATTCATACAAAACTTGCAGTAACAAACTTTCAAAAATTTGTTGCACTTGATGTAGATGGATATGTAGGAAAACAAACTTGGGCCTCATTAGTGACAAGCACTGGTGATCCTGATAGAAAAGGAACATGTTGCGATACATCAGATACAATAACTGATGAAATAGCAAATGATATTTCAGCTAAAGGATATACTACAATAGGTAGATATTTAACTGGTAAATATGCAATGAAGCCTAGTGAATTTAAATTAATAATAGATCATGGATTTAATGTAGTACCAATATACGAAGTATATGGATATGAGGCAGAATGGTTTACTGAAGCTAATGGTGAACGTGATGCATTACATGCAGTAATTGCAGCTAAAACAATTGGAATTCCAGAGGGCACTACAATATATTTTGGAGTTGATTGCGATGTTAATGAAGATGATATATCATCAAGAGTAATTCCATATTTTGAAGCAGTACAAGCTACATTTGAAACATTGGATAATTGTTATGAGATTGGAGTATATGCACCAAGATATGCTTGTAGCAGATTATATGCATTGGGATATACACCTACTAGTTTTGTATGTGATATGTCTAGTGGATTTGCAGCCAACCTTGGATATCCATTGCCTAAAAATTGGGCGTTTGACCAAATTGCAGAAAATAATTATACTGTAGGAGGAACTAAGTATGCACTTGATAATAATATAGCATCAGGGTTAGATACTGGATGTGACCATGTACAAGATTTTGATTTAGAAAATGTATCTACAATAATAGATATATTAGGTTTTAATGTAACTGAGTATGAGAAAACTACAACTGTTTTTTCATCAGATGCTATTAAAATTTCTGTACGAAATGCCTTAGAAGAACAGATTTCTGGTAACTATGCCACAATAAATATTAATGATGGTGAGGTTAGAGAAATTTCAGGAGTTACATTAGCAAGTGCTTTAGAAAAATTAGAATTAACGCTAAGTGCAGATGCGAATATAGAGCTAAAGAAAACATTATTAAGCTTTGGTAATTGCGATTTAAAAGTTGCAGCTGAAGTTGATGCAACAACAGGAGAAATAAAAATAAAAATAGAACAAGTAAAAAGCAAAACAATAAATAAGAAAGCAATTAATGTTTCTAAAATGATGATTATAACTATAGATAAGGATAAGTTAGAAGATTATGTTGAAGAGGTGGTTAAATCTGCTGTTGAAGACTTGATAGAATTAATAGAAAAAATTTTAGTTTTAGTAGTCCTAGCAATTGCATTTTTTTTAATAGTAGCATATGCACCTATTGAAGCAATTATTTCAATAGTACTTACGTTGATTGTATTGTTTAAATAG
- a CDS encoding sigma factor-like helix-turn-helix DNA-binding protein translates to MLKYEDAKHDLILHFIKVIKNMPLNENMKSEPILISYLSKSIRNEYIRLSKEKSKYNELSLNFDINTENNITEIDFDYVSDLLNECLTEKETSIMSLLYTDGYKVYDVSKVMHISRQTVNQCKNRSLLKLRNFFEEDPFIAL, encoded by the coding sequence ATGCTAAAATATGAAGATGCAAAACATGATCTAATACTTCATTTTATTAAAGTTATAAAAAATATGCCATTGAATGAAAATATGAAAAGTGAACCAATACTTATTTCATACTTAAGTAAATCAATTAGGAATGAATACATAAGATTATCTAAAGAAAAAAGTAAATATAACGAGTTATCATTAAATTTCGATATAAATACTGAAAATAACATCACTGAAATTGATTTTGATTATGTTTCAGATTTACTTAATGAATGCTTAACAGAAAAGGAAACTTCAATTATGAGTCTTCTTTATACTGATGGCTATAAGGTCTATGATGTGTCAAAAGTTATGCATATTTCAAGACAAACTGTTAATCAATGCAAGAATAGATCTTTATTAAAACTAAGAAATTTTTTTGAAGAAGATCCCTTTATTGCACTATAA
- a CDS encoding flavodoxin family protein, translating to MKIVLIHGQNHKGSSYHIGRMIADKINTAKEVTEFFLPKDLNYFCLGCYNCIEDESKCPFYVKKKKIMDAVEQADLLIFTTPTYCMRASAPMKSFMDLTFTYWMVHKPRKCMFSKKAIVVSTAAGRGTKSAIKDITNTLLYWGVPYIRTYGISVQSMNWAQVPEKRKIQIQSDTDRIAKIFSEEQKTRVGIKTKLLFNMMRMMQKVGWGSSPVEKEYWESNGWLAKERPWNNKL from the coding sequence ATGAAAATAGTACTTATACATGGACAAAATCATAAAGGTAGCTCATATCATATTGGTAGAATGATTGCTGATAAAATCAATACAGCAAAGGAAGTCACTGAATTTTTCCTGCCGAAAGACTTAAACTATTTTTGTCTTGGTTGCTATAATTGTATTGAAGATGAAAGTAAATGTCCTTTTTATGTTAAAAAGAAAAAAATAATGGATGCTGTGGAACAAGCAGATTTACTAATTTTCACTACTCCTACATACTGTATGAGAGCATCTGCACCGATGAAAAGTTTTATGGATTTAACATTTACATATTGGATGGTGCACAAACCAAGAAAATGTATGTTTAGCAAAAAGGCAATTGTGGTTTCAACAGCTGCAGGGAGGGGGACAAAATCAGCTATAAAGGATATTACTAATACCTTGCTTTATTGGGGAGTCCCTTATATTAGAACTTATGGAATAAGCGTTCAGTCAATGAATTGGGCACAAGTACCAGAGAAACGGAAAATACAGATTCAGAGCGACACAGACAGAATCGCAAAGATATTCTCTGAAGAACAAAAAACAAGAGTTGGTATTAAGACAAAACTCTTATTCAATATGATGAGAATGATGCAAAAGGTAGGTTGGGGTTCTAGCCCAGTAGAAAAAGAATACTGGGAAAGTAATGGATGGTTAGCTAAGGAACGTCCATGGAATAACAAATTGTAA
- a CDS encoding class I SAM-dependent methyltransferase: MNVSDKIKVVRQGFEESFSEKNFYEKQTTDDSHLELLINMLKVKAGSTVLDLGTGTGYIAFPLARRYSDSKIIGLDIVEETLKRNSKKVIEEKLDNLSFVSYDGYMFPFDNDSIDSIITRYALHHFPDIEQAFSDMYRILKPNGKLIISDPTPNRNDYCRFVDKFMKMKPDGHVRFYYLDEYKEMLEHVGFSFISNKTTSIRFPRKGASQYEDIISETNQDILSGYCIEVDGDEIWITESVLNMLFVK, encoded by the coding sequence ATGAATGTTAGTGATAAAATAAAAGTGGTAAGGCAAGGGTTTGAAGAGAGTTTTTCTGAAAAGAATTTTTATGAGAAACAGACAACAGATGATAGTCATTTAGAACTTTTGATAAATATGTTAAAGGTTAAAGCTGGTAGCACAGTATTAGATTTAGGAACAGGTACAGGGTATATTGCATTCCCACTAGCTAGAAGATATTCTGATTCAAAAATAATTGGTCTTGATATAGTTGAGGAAACGCTGAAACGAAATAGTAAAAAGGTAATAGAAGAAAAGTTGGATAATTTGTCTTTTGTTTCGTATGATGGCTATATGTTTCCTTTTGATAATGACAGTATAGATTCCATAATTACGAGGTATGCTTTACACCATTTTCCTGATATAGAACAGGCATTTAGTGATATGTATCGTATACTTAAGCCGAATGGGAAATTGATCATTTCTGACCCTACACCAAATAGAAATGATTATTGTCGTTTTGTTGATAAATTTATGAAAATGAAACCGGATGGACATGTTAGATTTTATTATTTAGATGAGTATAAAGAAATGTTGGAGCATGTAGGATTTAGTTTTATATCAAATAAGACAACTAGCATTAGGTTTCCACGCAAAGGAGCTTCACAATATGAGGATATTATCTCTGAAACGAATCAAGATATTCTTTCGGGATATTGTATTGAAGTGGATGGAGATGAAATTTGGATCACAGAAAGTGTACTGAATATGCTTTTTGTTAAATAG
- a CDS encoding class I SAM-dependent methyltransferase translates to MNIDEQFNLIAKEYDVNRKKFIPCFDDFYEGTTHFITSNITEPKRILDLGAGTGLLSAFWYQCFPKSEYVLVDIAEEMLDVARKRFAGLKNVSFQILDYSQRLPTGEFDVIASALSIHHLEHGGKKELFSRIYDKLPKGGLFINYDQFCAGSIEMNIWFDSFWENQLRESGLSKVDLERWQERRKLDRECSVEDEIGMLQKNNFREVKCIYSNQKFSVIVAIK, encoded by the coding sequence ATGAATATAGATGAGCAATTTAATCTTATTGCTAAAGAATATGATGTTAATCGCAAAAAATTTATACCATGTTTTGATGATTTTTATGAAGGAACAACGCATTTTATAACATCAAATATTACTGAACCAAAAAGAATATTGGATTTAGGTGCCGGGACGGGACTTTTATCAGCTTTCTGGTATCAGTGCTTTCCAAAATCAGAATATGTTCTTGTAGATATAGCTGAAGAAATGTTAGATGTTGCAAGAAAACGATTTGCTGGTTTGAAGAATGTATCTTTTCAAATCTTAGATTATTCTCAAAGGTTACCTACAGGGGAATTTGATGTTATTGCTTCCGCATTATCGATTCATCATTTGGAACACGGGGGTAAAAAGGAATTATTCTCACGTATATATGATAAACTTCCTAAAGGTGGTCTGTTTATCAATTACGATCAATTCTGTGCTGGTTCAATAGAAATGAATATATGGTTTGATTCATTTTGGGAAAATCAATTAAGAGAAAGTGGGCTTTCTAAAGTTGATTTAGAACGATGGCAGGAACGGAGAAAACTTGATAGAGAATGTTCTGTTGAAGATGAAATTGGGATGCTTCAAAAGAATAATTTCAGAGAAGTAAAATGTATTTATTCAAATCAGAAATTCTCTGTTATTGTTGCAATAAAATAG
- a CDS encoding GNAT family N-acetyltransferase — MDIIRKATQEDVKILRKLYRDFILEMSRFDPDDNNLDDEILLWIETALIGEKSTIFVSENHKSINGFVRTQHKERISDTGNEIIYYAKLSDLYVIPDGRRKGIARQLINASINWAKDRKINEMILNVYEKNESARRLYKTFGFKDDCLISNGRIRMKYDLRVCNGEIIINRKC; from the coding sequence ATGGATATTATAAGAAAAGCGACGCAGGAAGATGTTAAAATTTTAAGAAAACTTTATCGTGATTTTATCTTGGAAATGAGTCGATTTGATCCAGATGATAACAATTTAGATGATGAAATATTATTGTGGATTGAAACAGCACTAATTGGAGAAAAATCTACTATTTTTGTATCTGAAAATCATAAGAGTATCAATGGATTTGTACGCACACAACATAAAGAGCGAATATCTGATACTGGAAATGAAATTATATATTATGCTAAGTTAAGTGATTTGTATGTTATACCAGATGGTCGCAGGAAAGGTATTGCAAGGCAACTTATTAATGCATCAATTAATTGGGCGAAAGATCGTAAAATAAATGAGATGATATTAAATGTGTATGAGAAAAATGAATCTGCACGCAGGTTATATAAAACATTTGGTTTTAAAGATGATTGTCTTATCAGTAATGGGCGTATAAGGATGAAATATGATTTGAGGGTATGTAATGGTGAAATTATAATTAATAGAAAGTGTTAA
- the recA gene encoding recombinase RecA encodes MDDNKLKMLKDIITKIERDNGKGSIMMLGDSAHDSSIESISTGSISLDIALGVGGVPKGRIIEVYGPESSGKTTIALNIIAEVQKKGGIAAFIDVENALDPLYAKNIGVNLNELYISQPDNGNEALEITETMIASNAIDIIVIDSVAALVPKQEIEGEMGDSHIGLQARLMSQALRKLTHIISKSNCIVVFINQLREKIGIMFGNPETTTGGRALKYYASVRLDVRRIEIIKKGEEAIGNRTRVRVVKNKVAPPFKEAEFDIVFGQGISKEGDILDLAVKIGKVDKSGAWYIYNNERIGQGRENAKEYLRNNLGIMEDLEKSIREYYNLC; translated from the coding sequence ATGGATGATAATAAATTAAAAATGTTAAAAGATATAATTACAAAAATAGAACGTGACAATGGAAAAGGTTCTATTATGATGCTTGGAGATTCTGCTCATGACAGTTCCATTGAAAGTATTTCTACTGGTTCTATTAGCTTAGATATCGCATTAGGTGTGGGCGGTGTTCCTAAAGGTCGTATTATTGAAGTTTATGGACCAGAATCAAGTGGTAAGACAACAATTGCTTTGAATATCATCGCAGAAGTTCAAAAAAAGGGGGGTATAGCGGCATTTATTGATGTAGAAAATGCACTAGATCCTTTATATGCGAAAAATATTGGTGTGAATCTTAATGAATTATATATTTCTCAACCCGATAATGGAAATGAAGCATTAGAAATTACAGAGACAATGATTGCATCTAATGCTATTGATATTATTGTAATTGATTCAGTAGCAGCTTTAGTGCCAAAGCAAGAAATTGAAGGTGAAATGGGTGATAGCCATATAGGGTTACAAGCTAGATTAATGTCTCAAGCCTTAAGAAAATTAACTCATATAATAAGTAAATCAAATTGTATTGTTGTGTTTATTAATCAATTAAGAGAAAAAATTGGAATAATGTTTGGTAATCCAGAAACGACAACAGGAGGTCGTGCTTTAAAATATTATGCTTCAGTTCGTTTGGATGTTAGAAGAATTGAAATCATAAAAAAAGGTGAAGAAGCAATTGGAAATCGCACAAGAGTTAGAGTGGTAAAAAATAAAGTGGCACCTCCTTTCAAAGAAGCAGAATTTGATATAGTTTTTGGACAAGGCATATCAAAAGAAGGTGATATTCTTGATTTAGCAGTTAAAATTGGCAAAGTGGACAAAAGTGGTGCTTGGTATATATATAATAATGAAAGAATTGGTCAAGGAAGAGAAAATGCAAAAGAATACCTAAGAAACAATCTCGGTATTATGGAAGATCTTGAAAAAAGTATAAGGGAATATTATAACTTGTGCTAG
- a CDS encoding glycoside hydrolase family 44 protein — MKNKRLLSVLLSTTLLTSIISSQFTMASSETFDVNISVNTKEDRTKISPYIYGTNFDDLSATVNSRRFGGNRLTAYNWENNASSAGSDWNQSSDNHLVNGLSSSKQNEPGAAVTDFHDTNIKNDIDYSLVTLQMAGYVAKDTNGTVNEWEKAPSNRWAEVKVSKGSSLSTTPNTNDNYVYMDEFINFLVTKYGKSNTTKGIKGYSLDNEPALWSENHPRIHSNKVTCSELISKSVELSKALKKIDSNAETFGPALYGFSAYDSLQDASDWGQYKNDYDWFIDYYLDEMKK, encoded by the coding sequence ATGAAGAATAAGAGACTATTATCTGTATTACTATCAACAACATTATTAACATCAATAATCTCGTCTCAATTTACAATGGCTTCAAGTGAAACTTTTGATGTAAATATCAGCGTTAATACTAAAGAAGATAGGACAAAAATTAGTCCATACATTTATGGAACAAATTTTGATGATCTTTCTGCTACCGTTAATTCAAGAAGGTTTGGTGGAAATAGATTAACTGCTTATAACTGGGAAAATAATGCATCTTCTGCAGGATCAGATTGGAATCAAAGTAGTGATAACCATCTTGTTAATGGTTTATCTAGCAGTAAACAAAATGAACCTGGGGCAGCAGTTACAGATTTCCATGATACAAATATAAAAAATGATATTGATTATTCCCTTGTCACATTACAAATGGCTGGATATGTAGCAAAAGATACAAATGGCACAGTGAACGAATGGGAAAAAGCTCCTTCTAACAGATGGGCAGAAGTTAAAGTAAGTAAAGGAAGTTCATTATCTACTACTCCTAATACAAATGATAATTATGTATATATGGATGAGTTTATAAATTTCTTAGTAACAAAGTATGGAAAAAGTAATACTACTAAAGGAATTAAAGGCTACTCATTAGATAATGAACCTGCTTTATGGAGTGAAAACCATCCTAGAATACATTCTAATAAAGTTACTTGTAGCGAATTAATAAGCAAGAGTGTAGAACTTTCAAAAGCTTTAAAAAAGATAGACTCTAATGCTGAAACTTTTGGACCTGCCTTATATGGATTTAGTGCATATGATTCATTACAAGATGCTAGTGATTGGGGCCAATATAAAAATGACTATGATTGGTTTATTGATTATTATCTAGACGAAATGAAAAAATAA
- a CDS encoding RICIN domain-containing protein: MKARVQAPRTFWDSSYKENSWIGQWRSEFLPLIPTVQESIDKYNPGTKLAFTEYNFGGGGDISGGISLADTLGIFGKYGVYLATLWPLSDKADELTYHNAAMNLYTNYDGKKSSYGDTNVKLDNSDTVNSSAYASIEGNDDSKAHIIVMNKDLDKAMNANISITSNSTYTKGTVYGFDKNNDTVVKLGTVNNIKNNKFTYKLDEMSVIHIVLEGESSSTSVDKNGIIDGGIYYIKNVNSGQYLDVYNGIDKNNTNIQQHPGNKLSAQQFKVVSTGDGYYKLVSQVGNGKRVVDVSGKKSTNGANIILYDDKESDNQKFKLEDLGDSKYLIRTKISKNKSVVEVKDASKAKKANVQQWEYNKHKCQQWEFELVK; the protein is encoded by the coding sequence ATGAAGGCAAGAGTTCAGGCTCCAAGAACATTCTGGGATTCTTCATATAAGGAAAATAGCTGGATAGGTCAATGGAGAAGTGAGTTTTTACCACTTATTCCAACTGTTCAGGAAAGCATAGATAAGTATAATCCAGGAACAAAACTAGCATTTACAGAATATAACTTTGGTGGTGGCGGAGACATCTCCGGAGGAATATCCCTTGCTGATACACTTGGTATCTTTGGTAAATATGGTGTATACCTTGCAACATTATGGCCTTTAAGTGATAAAGCTGATGAATTAACATATCATAATGCAGCTATGAATTTATATACTAATTATGATGGTAAAAAATCATCTTATGGCGATACTAATGTTAAATTAGATAACTCAGATACTGTAAATAGTTCTGCATACGCATCTATCGAAGGTAACGACGACTCAAAAGCACATATTATTGTAATGAATAAAGATCTAGATAAAGCTATGAATGCCAATATATCAATTACATCAAATAGCACCTATACTAAAGGTACAGTATATGGATTTGATAAGAACAATGATACAGTAGTGAAATTAGGAACAGTCAATAATATTAAGAATAACAAATTCACTTACAAATTAGATGAAATGAGTGTAATACATATAGTCCTTGAAGGAGAAAGCTCCAGTACTTCTGTTGATAAAAACGGAATAATCGATGGAGGCATCTATTACATAAAAAATGTTAATAGCGGTCAATACTTAGACGTTTACAATGGAATTGATAAAAATAATACCAATATACAACAACATCCTGGAAATAAATTATCAGCACAACAATTCAAAGTTGTATCTACAGGAGATGGGTATTACAAATTAGTTTCTCAAGTAGGTAATGGTAAAAGAGTAGTAGATGTATCGGGAAAGAAAAGTACAAATGGAGCAAATATAATACTCTATGATGATAAAGAATCAGACAACCAAAAGTTTAAATTGGAAGATTTAGGTGATAGTAAATATTTAATTAGAACCAAAATCTCTAAAAATAAATCTGTTGTAGAAGTAAAAGATGCAAGTAAAGCAAAAAAAGCTAATGTACAGCAGTGGGAATATAATAAACATAAGTGTCAACAATGGGAGTTTGAATTAGTAAAATAA
- a CDS encoding RICIN domain-containing protein, translating to MKKMTLLSKMIAAIFVLSLVLVNMPMEYVQAATDYPAQAVKFTTGTGKNLNIKGTSDNSVLNIKSATGTQNENWEIKYVSDGVYKIVNMETEKLLSTKNNKYSAGTSCVIKSDEGDKTQQWKITGVDKDYLGNYLYYKITNVKDSNMALTYDSEDSTVSLKKYTGATEQKWKINCDGLEGFAGNCLVSEGEKAGTIGGLLGKTVFVSDLPSLKDALLKTEPLTIVISKNINNCNSEMYDLRIASNKTIIGSYGAKTLTDPRLRTDDYFKKESVSNNIILKNLDIQVKDREDVVAFAVYGSNNVWVDHCTFNNSLALDKDEVGKFIWVNRSEYAEKDPDFVTLSYNKFSHRFWGVAFGAGGTSQDRATVMYNYFDSIVHRAPQLGNGSLHVYNNFYKRSSAATKNDGYAAIKCGEGSQVYSESNRFENYQKESSGYWDYEFSVDSKATCTDVDSYTNKGEKPVTTPYKVTLPEGTKSTTWKPSSNYGYSIIKAYGDNDTKDFCTKYAGAVSKLSDLKYINYSECSKYVNKKVASPIKSTSSSSTSSESIENNGVYMIKNVATNMYLEVKDGEAKKGANVQQWGASKAAAHNTWKVVSAGNGYYYLYSQLGNGKKFLLDVYYGKAANGTNIRIHTDTASDAQLFKIQKNSDGSYSILTKASNDKGCVEVKDGSKSSGANIQQWGFIDGNWQHWKFEKVN from the coding sequence ATGAAAAAAATGACTTTATTAAGTAAAATGATTGCGGCTATTTTTGTATTGTCGTTAGTTTTGGTGAATATGCCAATGGAATATGTACAAGCAGCAACAGATTATCCAGCTCAAGCTGTGAAATTTACAACAGGTACTGGCAAAAATCTTAATATCAAAGGAACTTCAGATAATTCTGTATTGAATATTAAATCAGCTACGGGAACACAGAATGAAAATTGGGAGATAAAGTATGTCTCTGATGGGGTTTACAAAATCGTAAATATGGAAACAGAAAAATTATTATCTACAAAGAATAATAAATATTCTGCCGGTACTAGTTGTGTTATAAAATCTGATGAAGGGGATAAAACACAACAATGGAAGATTACTGGAGTAGATAAAGATTACTTAGGAAATTATCTTTATTACAAAATAACAAATGTTAAAGATTCTAATATGGCATTAACATATGATAGTGAAGATTCTACTGTATCATTAAAAAAGTATACAGGAGCAACTGAGCAAAAGTGGAAGATAAACTGTGATGGCTTAGAAGGTTTTGCTGGTAATTGTTTAGTAAGCGAAGGTGAAAAAGCAGGTACAATTGGAGGATTATTAGGTAAGACCGTTTTTGTTAGTGATTTACCTTCGTTAAAAGATGCATTATTAAAAACGGAGCCATTAACAATTGTTATTTCTAAAAATATAAATAATTGCAACAGTGAAATGTATGATTTAAGAATAGCATCTAATAAGACAATTATCGGTTCTTATGGTGCAAAGACTTTGACAGATCCTAGACTTAGAACTGATGACTATTTTAAAAAGGAAAGTGTTAGTAACAATATAATTCTGAAGAATTTAGATATTCAAGTTAAAGATAGAGAAGATGTAGTTGCTTTTGCTGTATATGGTTCAAATAATGTTTGGGTTGATCATTGTACGTTTAATAACTCTCTTGCATTAGATAAAGATGAAGTTGGTAAGTTTATATGGGTAAATAGAAGTGAGTATGCTGAGAAAGATCCAGATTTTGTTACTTTATCATATAATAAATTTTCTCATCGTTTCTGGGGAGTAGCTTTTGGAGCTGGTGGAACATCACAAGACAGAGCGACTGTTATGTATAATTATTTTGACTCAATAGTTCATAGAGCACCTCAACTTGGAAATGGTAGTCTTCATGTCTATAATAATTTTTATAAGAGATCTTCTGCAGCTACTAAAAATGATGGATATGCAGCTATAAAGTGTGGAGAGGGATCTCAAGTTTATTCTGAAAGCAATAGATTTGAAAACTATCAAAAAGAATCTAGCGGTTATTGGGATTATGAATTTTCAGTAGATTCTAAAGCTACATGTACCGATGTAGATTCATATACAAATAAAGGGGAAAAACCTGTTACTACACCATATAAAGTAACATTACCAGAAGGGACAAAATCAACTACATGGAAGCCATCATCAAACTATGGATATTCAATTATTAAAGCATATGGTGATAATGATACTAAAGATTTCTGTACTAAATATGCAGGAGCGGTAAGTAAATTATCAGATTTAAAATATATAAATTATAGTGAATGTTCAAAATATGTAAATAAAAAGGTAGCATCCCCAATAAAATCTACTTCATCTTCCTCAACAAGTAGTGAGTCGATAGAAAATAATGGAGTGTATATGATTAAGAATGTAGCTACAAATATGTATTTAGAAGTAAAAGATGGAGAAGCCAAGAAAGGTGCTAACGTTCAACAATGGGGCGCTAGTAAAGCGGCAGCACATAATACCTGGAAAGTAGTTTCGGCTGGAAATGGATATTACTATTTATACTCACAACTTGGAAATGGAAAGAAATTTTTATTAGATGTATATTATGGAAAAGCGGCTAATGGTACCAATATAAGAATACATACAGATACAGCAAGTGATGCTCAATTATTTAAAATCCAAAAGAATTCAGATGGATCATATTCTATTTTAACTAAGGCATCTAATGATAAAGGATGTGTAGAAGTTAAGGACGGAAGCAAATCAAGTGGAGCAAATATTCAACAATGGGGATTTATTGATGGAAATTGGCAACATTGGAAATTTGAAAAAGTGAATTAA